In a genomic window of Xylophilus rhododendri:
- a CDS encoding LysR substrate-binding domain-containing protein → MDLKQLRYFVAVAEELNFSRAADRLHISQPPLSQQIKVLEEEMGVQLLARNSRGVRLTDAGAVFLRESRLLLEQFGAAIQATRHASRSNAGTIRLGVATSGLFSVIPGLMAQMRADFPHVELRVRDMQSDEQVLAVAQGALDLGIVHVKPERMNVGRQALYSEPFALVLPADHAGASGPMRPLAHWAEEPMVALSREHAPTVFDAVIACCSAAGFSPDIRHTARNPMTIFQMVRSGFGIALVPRSYRESAYPGVVFRELESSAGQVRLEIIWSERNASELAQKIVRELVPRLAAALQAR, encoded by the coding sequence ATGGACCTCAAGCAACTGCGCTATTTCGTCGCCGTGGCCGAAGAACTCAACTTCAGCCGCGCGGCCGACCGGCTGCACATCTCCCAGCCGCCGCTGTCCCAGCAGATCAAGGTGCTGGAAGAAGAAATGGGCGTGCAGCTGCTCGCCCGCAATTCGCGCGGCGTGCGGCTGACCGATGCGGGCGCGGTCTTCCTGCGCGAGAGCCGGCTGCTGCTGGAGCAGTTCGGCGCCGCCATCCAGGCCACCCGCCATGCCAGCCGCAGCAATGCCGGCACCATCCGCCTGGGCGTGGCCACCTCGGGCCTGTTCAGCGTGATCCCCGGGCTGATGGCGCAGATGCGGGCCGACTTCCCCCATGTGGAGCTGCGGGTGCGCGACATGCAGTCCGACGAGCAGGTGCTGGCCGTGGCCCAGGGCGCGCTGGACCTGGGCATCGTGCATGTGAAGCCCGAACGCATGAACGTGGGCCGGCAGGCGCTCTACAGCGAGCCCTTCGCCCTGGTGCTGCCGGCGGACCATGCCGGCGCGAGCGGGCCGATGCGGCCGCTGGCGCACTGGGCCGAGGAGCCCATGGTCGCCCTGTCACGGGAGCATGCGCCCACCGTGTTCGACGCGGTCATCGCCTGCTGCTCGGCCGCGGGTTTCAGCCCCGACATCCGGCATACCGCACGCAATCCGATGACCATCTTCCAGATGGTGCGCAGCGGCTTCGGCATCGCCCTGGTGCCGCGCAGCTACCGGGAGAGCGCCTATCCGGGTGTCGTCTTCCGCGAGCTCGAAAGCAGCGCAGGCCAGGTAAGGCTGGAGATCATCTGGAGCGAACGCAATGCCTCGGAGCTGGCGCAGAAGATCGTGCGCGAGCTGGTGCCGCGCCTGGCCGCGGCGCTGCAGGCGCGCTGA